The Flavobacterium sp. J372 region CACTTAATGATGAGCAATTAAGCCTTGTTGAAAGCCTTCGGGAAGATACCGAGCGCTTGCTTAGAACCACTGGCGAGTTGCTTAACATAACACAAGTAGAAACAGGGAAGGCACAATTTCAATTGGCAAATTTAGATATTGCACCAATAATACAGAAAGCCATTGAATCTAACGATAAAATAGCTGGACGTAAAGACATACGATTGATTGTGCCCAAACTAACTCATTTGCCACAAATCTCAGCTGACGCAGAAAAAGCAGAGTGGATCATATCAAATCTTATTTCTAATGCAGTCAGGTATTCTTATGAAAATTCTGAAGTTAAAATTCATACAGCCCTAACGCCGGCATACGTTGAGATTGCGGTGCAGGATGATGGGATCGGGATACCGGAAGAGCATCACGGCAAGGTCTTTGAAAAATATTTCAGGGTTCCCGGCAATGAAAAAGATGGCACAGGCCTAGGCCTGAGCATCAGTAAAGAATTTATTGAGGCGATGGGCGGTTACATCAAATTACAAAGTGACATTGGGCGTGGGAGTATATTTACGGTAGGTTTCAGACGGAACCATGGCTAACGTTAGCATAGAAGAATTTAAAGAGCATTCTGAGAATTTGCAGGCAGCTAAAAAAAAAAACCACAACATTATCTGCTGCGGCTTCAAAACTTGTGGAGAAGATGGGAGTCGAACCCACGACCTCTTGCATGCCATGCAAGCGCTCTAGCCAGCTGAGCTACATCCCCAATAAGAGCCGCAAATATAAAACAAAAAATTTCCAAATTCCAAATTCCAAATCACAAACATCAAATTCCAGATAACAAATAAAATAGCAAATCTTTGCGGCGTTCGCTGCAGTCTTTGTAATCTTCTGTACCTTCTCTGTGAATCTCTGTGCAATAACTTATTCGAAACATCTAAAAATCGAATAGTCGAAAAATCTACAATCACCCCTATATTTGCAATGCAAACAAAACTAACTACAGCATGACAACCACACGCCAAAACGGGTCATTATATACAAGCATCAATAACAAAATAGCAACGGTAGAATTTGGGCATCCGGCATCCAATTCTTTCCCGGCTGAATTACTGCAACGCCTTACAAATGAATTAACCCTTTTGAGTAATAATCATGATGTAAACGTGATTGTATTGAAAAGCGAAGGCGAAGGTGCTTTTTGCGCAGGTGCATCATTTGACGAGTTGCTTGCAGTGCAGGATCTTGAGCAGGGCAGTAAGTTTTTTTCAGGGTTTGCTAATGTTATTAATGCCATGCGCAACTGTTCAAAACTTATTGTGGGCCGTATTCAGGGTAAAGCTGTTGGCGGCGGCGTAGGGCTCGCCGCAGCGTGTGACTATGCCATGGCTGTTGAAGCCAGTGCCGTAAAGCTGTCGGAGTTTGCAATAGGTATCGGCCCGTTTGTTATTGCTCCGGCTGTAGAGCGCAAAATGGGTAAGGCTGCCCTTGCCGAAATGACCCTTGGCGCTCACGAATGGAAAAATGCTTATTGGGCACAGGAGAAAGGCCTCTATGCTAAAGTATTTGAAACCATTGCTGAGCTCGATAAAGAGCTCGATATCTTCACCCAAAAGCTGGCATCGTATAACCCTGAAGCTCTTTCATCAATGAAAAAAGTACTGTGGGAAGGCACCGAAAACTGGGACACGCTATTGAAAGAACGCGCAGCAATTTCCGGTACACTTGTATTGTCAGACTTTACAAAAAACGCACTGGCACAGTTTAAAAAATAATTATCTGGATTTCAGCCAGCCGGTAATGCTCAGGCGCTGTTGTTTTACAGGCTTCACTTCGTGCTCCAGCAACTGGCTCTCAAAAATCACCATCCTGCCCTTTAAGGGATAAATGTTCTTTTCCGTTTCCCTGCCATTATCTTTTAGATAAATGGTAAGCTCGCCCCCAAACTCAGGCTGCCAGTCTTCATCATTAAGGTAGCATACCATTGATAGTTTCCGCCTGCTGTCATTTTGAAATGTGTCCAGGTGCCGCTTGTAAAACGTTCCCTCGGGGTACACTGCATAATGGAATTCTTTATCTTTAATACCCAGGTAGCACGTACGGTTCAGGTACTGTACAAAGTCATTTATCTTACTGAGGAACTGCTTCTCTGCTTCATCGGCACTTTCTTCATCAAGCCACAAAATATAATCGCCACGAACCGCGTCAACCACCTTTTCATTAGCCTGGTTGCCAATGGCCGATTTTTTAAACCCGTCGCTCTCATACTTTCTGCGCAGGCTTACCTGCAGCGCATCAATTTCTGAACTGCTGAAAAAACTATCAGCAATGGCATATTTATCGGCCATCAGGGCATCAATAATCTGCTCGTATCCGGGGTTTAGCTTTAAGTCATCCATGGCGCCAAAGATAGTTCAAAACCGTAAACCGATTTGTCGTAAATTTGCCGCATGAGCAAGATACGTATCACCAAGCAGTTTACTTTTGAAACCGGACACGCCCTTTACGGGTATGACGGTAAATGCAAAAACGTTCACGGGCACAGCTACAAGCTATCTGTTACTGTAATTGGCACACCTATAATGGACACAGAAAATGTTAAGTACGGTATGGTGATTGACTTTGGCGACCTGAAGAAAATTGTGCGCCGCGAAATTGTTGATGTATTTGACCATGCCACCGTTTTCAACAAGAACACCCCGCACGTTGAACTTGCTGCCGAACTTAGCGACCGCGGCCATCACGTAATACTTGTAGATTACCAGCCTACAAGCGAAAACATGGTGATAGACTTTGCCGCAAAAATAAAACACCACTTACCGGCAAACATACAGCTTTATTCCCTTCGCCTCCAGGAAACCGAAACCTCTTATGCCGAGTGGTACCAAAGCGATAACTTATAGCTTAATTTGGTAATTTGTTGATTCGTTAGCTTCAATTACCCTAGCTTGTTGACTTGTGGCTTTTGACTGTGGCTTTTGACTAATAATGGCGTGTCCCTTCAGGCCGGGCTGTCCGCTATATCCCTTCTCTGCGCTGCGGGGATGCCGCTTCCATCCCTCACGCAAGCTTCACTCCTGTACCTTAATCCGTATGACCTTGTAATACCTTTTGCCTAGTGGCTTGTGGCTTTCAACTTGTGCCTTGTGGGCTAAGATTGATTCAGTATTTCAAAGAGCGAAAACTTGAATCAAAGCCTGAATAAAACCCAGTGGTAACAGTATTCGGGTTTTGCATTTCGATAAAAAAGGGTGTGAAGAATATCGCCTGCAAAGTTACAAACTTAAAGTTGAATATTTCACATCAGGTTTGAAAAATGATTATCAGCCCGCAGTTAATTATTTGTTAACGGTTATTAGTTTCTTGCACCCCTACTTTCTTGCAGGTTTGAATTTAGTGCATACTTTTCGGAATTTCCTTGAATGAATTCTCCTCTTAAAATAATCTTAAATGCTGCTCTCTGCCTTCCCGTTCATTTTTTGTGGGTGAAGTTCCCTTTTGTGTTTGGGATTCGTAATTCGTAATTCGTAATTCATAAATAAAAAAAGCACCCGTTTTCACGGATGCTTTTAAAGTATTGGGTGGTTTGTAAAGTTATTTCTTCACGATAAGGAACTCTGAGCGGCGGTTCTGTGCGTGCTGCTCTTCGGTACAGTTGTCGCCGCACGGCACCTTAGGCTGGCTCTCGCCATATCCCTGGCCTGATATCCTGGCTTTGTTGATGCCGCGTGATATCACGTACTGCACTGCGCTCTTAGCCCTGCGGTTTGACAGGTTCATGTTGTACTGGTCACTGCCGCGTGAGTCGGTGTGGCCTTTTACCATAATCACCATGTTCGGGTTGGCTTTCAGCGCTTCTACAAGCTTGTCAAGCTCAAAGGCGCCTTCTTTGGTGATGTTGCTCTTGTCAAACTCAAAGTATACATCGTTCAGCACTACTTCGGTCTCGGTCACAATCTTGGCTATCTCGTTCAGGCTGGCGTCAATATTTACCGTGCCGCCTTTGGTCTTGGCTATCGGGAAGGTGTTGTTCTCATACCCTTCAACTGATGCCTGTACCGTGTAGGCCCTGTCACAGTCTATGGCATAGGTTACCTTGCCGTCTGCGCCTGTGGTGCGTGTCTCTATCACGTTGTTCTTCTCATCAAGTATCGCTACTTTGGCCGAGGCAAGCGGTGCGCCTGTCTTGGCATCGCGTACCATCACGATGGCTTCCACTCCGCATACCGGCGTTGCTGTATAGAGCTGGTCTACCCCGCTGCGGTTGCTGGCAAAGAAGCCAAGGCCTTTCTTTTGGTTGATCGAGAAGGCGAAGTCGTCTTTTGGCGAGTTTACCGGCATGCCTACGTTCATTGCATCGCCGCCTTTGGCAAGGTCTATCACGAAGATGTCCATAGCGCCGAAACCTTTTCTTCCGTCTGAGGTGAAGTACAGCTTGCCGTCATCGGCTATGAACGGGAAGTTCTCTGCGCCTTCGGTGTTTACCTTGGTGCCAAGGTTCTGCGGCTCGCCATAGGTGTTGCCTTCCATTACGGCTACCTTCCAGATGTCTGCCCCGCCTATCGAGCCTTCACGGTCGGATACGAAGTACAGCGTCTTGCCGTCTGCGCTTATCGAAGGGTTGCCTGTTGAGTACCTCTTGTCATTGAACGGAAGCGCTACGGGCTTGCCCCACTTGCCGTTTTCTTTTACTGACCTGTACAGGTATACCTGGCCTTTCTTGAGGTTGTTTTCCCTGTCTCTCTCAAACTTCTTTTCCTTGAAGCTTTCGCTTGAGAAGTACATGGTGTTGCCGTCAGCCGTTACGGCCACAGGGCCGTCATGCCACTTGCTGTTCACCTCGGCCACAGGGGTCGGGGCTGAGAAGGTGCCGTTGGCATTGTAGGTGGCTGTATAGATGTCAAGGTACGGCTGCTCGTTCCACCCGTAGGTTTTGCGGGCGGTGTTGCGTGCGCTGGTGAAGTACAATGTGTTGTCATTGGTCAATACCCCGCCGAATGAGCTGTATTTCGGATCATTGATGTCCATAAGCTTCTCATCAAATAGCTTCTCCTGGTTCCTTAGCTTCGGAAGGTAGTCAGGGTCACGCTTGAAGATGATGGCACGCTGGTCATTCGGGGCTTTGGCCGCAAACTGCTGCATCTGCTTGTTGGCCTCGTCATACCTGCCCTCTGCCTTAAGCATCTGCGCATAGTTGTAGTTAAGCTCTGCATCTGCATTGCCGGCTATGGCTTTAGGGTACCATTTTACGGCTTCTTTTGAGTTGAATACGTTGTAGTAGCTGTCGGCAAGCCTTCTGTATACATACGGGTCTTCGCTCTTTTCGGCTAGCTTCAGGTAGGCGTCTGCAGCCTCTACATATTCCAGCCTCTCATATAGCTTGTCAGCTTGTTCGGTATCCTTGTTCTGGGCGCTTACTGCCATCACCGATAGCAGCATCCCAAGGCTTATATAGATATTTTTCATGTCTTTCTCTGGCGTTTAGGTTAGAAATAACGTGGTGAACGGGATACTTTCTTCGGGAAGTTCAGGTCGAACAGCAGCATCACCTCGTGTGACGATGGCGTGGTCACGTTCAGGTCTGACACAATGTGGTCATACGCATAACCTATCCTCAGGTTCGGGGTGATGGCGTAGTTTACCATCGCGCCGAAGCTGTCATCTATCCTGTAGGTGGCCCCTATCTCAAAACGCTCATAGAACAAAAAGTTGGCCGATACGTCAAAGCTCGGCGAAACGCCAAAGGCTGACTTGAGCAATCCTGATGGCT contains the following coding sequences:
- a CDS encoding PAS domain-containing sensor histidine kinase — protein: MGLDDKNRILFINEQALVITGLANLQVIGRKAEELALKNDLLRTLLKNMLSGNAKGENLKIYSNDKESHFEQLIVPINILPTGEAEKRHIGTFMILRNITAYKELDAAKTNFIATVSHEFKTPIASMKMSLQLLENEKTGALNDEQLSLVESLREDTERLLRTTGELLNITQVETGKAQFQLANLDIAPIIQKAIESNDKIAGRKDIRLIVPKLTHLPQISADAEKAEWIISNLISNAVRYSYENSEVKIHTALTPAYVEIAVQDDGIGIPEEHHGKVFEKYFRVPGNEKDGTGLGLSISKEFIEAMGGYIKLQSDIGRGSIFTVGFRRNHG
- a CDS encoding enoyl-CoA hydratase/isomerase family protein, encoding MTTTRQNGSLYTSINNKIATVEFGHPASNSFPAELLQRLTNELTLLSNNHDVNVIVLKSEGEGAFCAGASFDELLAVQDLEQGSKFFSGFANVINAMRNCSKLIVGRIQGKAVGGGVGLAAACDYAMAVEASAVKLSEFAIGIGPFVIAPAVERKMGKAALAEMTLGAHEWKNAYWAQEKGLYAKVFETIAELDKELDIFTQKLASYNPEALSSMKKVLWEGTENWDTLLKERAAISGTLVLSDFTKNALAQFKK
- a CDS encoding 2OG-Fe(II) oxygenase, producing the protein MDDLKLNPGYEQIIDALMADKYAIADSFFSSSEIDALQVSLRRKYESDGFKKSAIGNQANEKVVDAVRGDYILWLDEESADEAEKQFLSKINDFVQYLNRTCYLGIKDKEFHYAVYPEGTFYKRHLDTFQNDSRRKLSMVCYLNDEDWQPEFGGELTIYLKDNGRETEKNIYPLKGRMVIFESQLLEHEVKPVKQQRLSITGWLKSR
- a CDS encoding 6-carboxytetrahydropterin synthase, which gives rise to MSKIRITKQFTFETGHALYGYDGKCKNVHGHSYKLSVTVIGTPIMDTENVKYGMVIDFGDLKKIVRREIVDVFDHATVFNKNTPHVELAAELSDRGHHVILVDYQPTSENMVIDFAAKIKHHLPANIQLYSLRLQETETSYAEWYQSDNL
- a CDS encoding OmpA family protein, whose amino-acid sequence is MKNIYISLGMLLSVMAVSAQNKDTEQADKLYERLEYVEAADAYLKLAEKSEDPYVYRRLADSYYNVFNSKEAVKWYPKAIAGNADAELNYNYAQMLKAEGRYDEANKQMQQFAAKAPNDQRAIIFKRDPDYLPKLRNQEKLFDEKLMDINDPKYSSFGGVLTNDNTLYFTSARNTARKTYGWNEQPYLDIYTATYNANGTFSAPTPVAEVNSKWHDGPVAVTADGNTMYFSSESFKEKKFERDRENNLKKGQVYLYRSVKENGKWGKPVALPFNDKRYSTGNPSISADGKTLYFVSDREGSIGGADIWKVAVMEGNTYGEPQNLGTKVNTEGAENFPFIADDGKLYFTSDGRKGFGAMDIFVIDLAKGGDAMNVGMPVNSPKDDFAFSINQKKGLGFFASNRSGVDQLYTATPVCGVEAIVMVRDAKTGAPLASAKVAILDEKNNVIETRTTGADGKVTYAIDCDRAYTVQASVEGYENNTFPIAKTKGGTVNIDASLNEIAKIVTETEVVLNDVYFEFDKSNITKEGAFELDKLVEALKANPNMVIMVKGHTDSRGSDQYNMNLSNRRAKSAVQYVISRGINKARISGQGYGESQPKVPCGDNCTEEQHAQNRRSEFLIVKK